One Esox lucius isolate fEsoLuc1 chromosome 1, fEsoLuc1.pri, whole genome shotgun sequence genomic region harbors:
- the LOC105015436 gene encoding gap junction delta-2 protein: MGDWSILGRFLSEVQNHSTVIGKIWLTMLLIFRILLVTLVGDAVYSDEQSKFTCNTLQPGCNNVCYDTFAPVSHLRFWVFQIVLVSTPSIFYIVYVLHKIAKDEKFEVQRGQVMAERTPKKVFGNLGREGAEDMETGTHAYCPGFREQWGGQEGEGVEQGLLEEDYGEVGEDPTQLSSQVLLIYILHVLLRSVMEITFLVGQYYLFGFEVPHLYRCETYPCPTRTDCFVSRATEKTIFLNFMFSISLGCFVLNIAELHYLGWVYIFRVLCSACSTCVRPESDSVGLYDHHNPLLLQLKHSLRGRLVLQTPTPMAQDKTGSHLLTHAPAISFETDSTVECSSKRTLDERGVVKVKLANMAKIGRTKKSWL; encoded by the coding sequence ATGGGAGACTGGTCCATTCTCGGACGCTTCCTGTCCGAGGTGCAGAACCACTCCACAGTGATTGGCAAGATCTGGCTGACCATGCTGCTGATCTTCCGCATTCTGCTGGTGACCCTGGTGGGGGACGCGGTGTACAGCGACGAGCAGTCCAAGTTCACCTGCAACACCCTGCAGCCTGGCTGCAACAACGTCTGTTATGACACCTTCGCCCCCGTCTCACACCTTCGCTTCTGGGTCTTCCAGATCGTCTTGGTCTCCACGCCGTCCATCTTCTACATTGTGTACGTCCTGCACAAGATCGCCAAGGATGAAAAGTTTGAGGTCCAGAGGGGGCAGGTGATGGCTGAGCGGACCCCCAAGAAGGTCTTCGGGAACCTGGGCAGGGAAGGGGCGGAGGACATGGAGACCGGTACACATGCCTACTGCCCTGGGTTCAGGGAGCAGTGGGgtggtcaggaaggggagggagtTGAACAGGGCCTGCTGGAGGAGGACTACGGGGAAGTGGGTGAGGACCCCACTCAGCTTTCCAGCCAGGTGTTGCTAATCTACATTTTGCACGTGCTGCTGCGCTCCGTCATGGAGATCACTTTCCTGGTGGGGCAGTACTATCTATTTGGCTTCGAGGTGCCCCACCTGTACCGCTGCGAGACCTACCCCTGCCCCACCCGCACGGATTGTTTTGTGTCACGCGCCACAGAGAAGACCATCTTCCTCAACTTCATGTTTAGCATTAGCCTGGGCTGCTTTGTGCTCAACATCGCCGAGCTGCACTACCTGGGTTGGGTCTACATCTTCCGCGTGCTCTGCTCCGCTTGCTCTACCTGTGTCCGGCCTGAAAGCGACTCCGTGGGGCTGTACGACCACCACAATCCCCTGCTGCTGCAGCTAAAACACTCTTTGAGGGGCAGGCTGGTCCTGCAGACTCCCACACCCATGGCCCAGGATAAGACTGGGAGCCATCTCTTAACTCACGCCCCAGCCATCTCTTTTGAGACAGACTCTACTGTAGAGTGCAGTTCCAAGAGGACTTTGGATGAGAGAGGCGTGGTGAAGGTTAAATTGGCCAACATGGCCAAGATAGGACGGACTAAGAAGTCTTGGCTGTGA